A genomic segment from Phragmites australis chromosome 6, lpPhrAust1.1, whole genome shotgun sequence encodes:
- the LOC133921986 gene encoding uncharacterized protein LOC133921986, with protein MAGGGLAAAWELTVVFLLQPLLAVAFVLTLILLSWYVAWRTVLVHVPLVQEIAGLRRKKPAKPKPANFGRIARFYQFQAEAAQRNSKSERAL; from the exons ATGGCGGGAGGCGGCCTGGCGGCGGCGTGGGAGCTAaccgtcgtcttcctcctgcagcccctcctcgccgtcgccttcGTCCTCACCCTCATCCTCCTCA GCTGGTACGTGGCGTGGAGGACGGTGCTGGTGCACGTGCCGCTGGTGCAGGAAATCGCCGGACTGCGACGGAAGAAGCCCGCCAAGCCCAAGCCGGCCAACTTCGGCCGCATCGCCAGGTTCTACCAGTTCCAGGCTGAGGCCGCCCAAAG